One window from the genome of Megalobrama amblycephala isolate DHTTF-2021 linkage group LG4, ASM1881202v1, whole genome shotgun sequence encodes:
- the gucy2d gene encoding retinal guanylyl cyclase 1 isoform X2 — MEMDDHRNSSFLCQSHHPRWQPQSSAGKQRRKPTSKRKARSPDGPASSVSSTRVLRSHNWWGNCLLLPLVMLSYLPCEAWGTTFKIAIVGPWACDPMYSKALPDLAARLAISRVNKDPDLNKGYWYDYTLINEDCSSSRGLARFAELEGYGSAFLGPANPGYCTAAALLAKNWNKGILSWACLKADMNEEMYPTFLRPLPLSSRVLFSVLRFFRWAHVGIITAENDMWEATGHELAASLRALGLPVGTVVTMEADKEGPRRALKAIRETDRVRVVIMCMHSVLIGGEEQYQLLTTAMDMRLIDRGYIFIPYDTLLYSLPYKNVNYPVLANDTKLRRAYDGVLTITMDQGEENFYEAFNAAQGSYDIRSSTPAEEVSPFFGTIYNMIYYTAMAAEQSRAVSGGRRVSGDTLAKNDGGFEFNGFNQRISAGTDGEGMQARYAVLDSDGSGSSLYRTHALEAPHTYGKYGGLKYLGKSIHFAGASPRSDSNCWFSPYIACSGGLDGVTLLFLLLFIMLVGGAGVLFLQIRKQGQVGILGAFGGGGVGGPSKIVLTLDDLVFINTTLSRRKLNEDSMLKSQLDVKTPGHSVSGRSYITSTPETSNVAVFEGDWVWLKKCPYGDSVTEINDSTQATFTKLRDMRHENLNLFLGLFLDTGIFGIVTEHCTRGSLEDLLNNEEMRLDWMFKSSLLLDLIRGMKYLHNRGVIHGRLKSRNCVVDGRFVLKVTDYGFNEIIHCQSIILEDSKPEDQLWTAPEILRNPNLKRKGAYSADVYSFAIIMQEVISRCAPFCMLDMPPEEIIDKVRSPPPLCRPTVSVDEAPLEVIQIMKQAWTEEPDKRPTFEEIFRQFKNVNKGKKTNIIDSMLRMLEQYSSNLEDLIRERTEELEVERQKTDALLAQMLPKSVALALKTGKPVKPEHFSDVTLYFSDIVGFTTISALSEPIEVVDLLNDLYTLFDGIIAIHDVYKVETIGDAYMVASGVPNRNGNRHAAEMANMSLDILHCIGTFQMRHMPDVKVKIRIGLHSGPVVAGVVGLKMPRYCLFGDTVNTASRMESTGLPYRIHVNQSTVDVLNSLKLGYKIDSRGRTELKGKGVEETYWLVGRDGFNKALPIPPDLTPGASNHGISLDEIPTDRRQKFLDRQKKMG, encoded by the exons atggaaatggaTGACCACAGAAACTCTAGCTTTCTTTGCCAGTCCCACCACCCACGATGGCAACCACAGTCTTCAGCAGGAAAGCAACGACGGAAACCAACCTCAAAGCGAAAAGCAAGAAGCCCTGATGGCCCAGCGAGCTCCGTGTCCTCGACCCGAGTGCTACGCAGCCACAACTGGTGGGGGAACTGTTTGCTCCTTCCTCTAGTCATGCTATCATACTTGCCCTGTGAGGCCTGGGGCACCACCTTCAAAATTGCCATCGTAGGACCGTGGGCGTGCGACCCTATGTACTCCAAAGCCCTGCCAGACCTGGCTGCCCGATTAGCCATTAGCCGCGTCAACAAAGACCCCGACCTTAACAAAGGCTACTGGTATGATTACACACTAATTAATGAGGATTGCTCGAGCTCGAGAGGCCTGGCACGCTTTGCCGAGCTGGAGGGTTACGGTTCGGCCTTTCTTGGACCGGCAAACCCTGGCTACTGCACTGCTGCTGCACTGCTGGCAAAGAATTGGAACAAGGGCATCCTGTCCTGGGCTTGCCTGAAGGCTGACATGAATGAGGAAATGTATCCCACTTTTCTGCGGCCGCTCCCGTTGTCTTCTCGTGTGCTCTTCTCAGTGCTCCGCTTTTTCCGCTGGGCACACGTTGGGATTATAACAGCGGAGAACGACATGTGGGAAGCAACTGGGCATGAACTTGCAGCATCCCTGCGTGCTCTTGGTCTGCCAGTTGGCACGGTTGTTACCATGGAAGCGGACAAGGAGGGACCAAGACGAGCCCTAAAGGCGATACGAGAGACAGATCGTGTGAGGG TTGTCATCATGTGCATGCACTCTGTtctgattggtggagaggaACAGTATCAGTTGCTAACCACAGCAATGGACATGAGATTGATTGACAGAGGATACATCTTCATTCCATATGACACACTGCTGTATTCATTGCCATATAAAAATGTGAACTATCCAGTCCTGGCCAATGACACCAAACTGCGACGAGCATACGATGGGGTCTTAACAATAACCATGGACCAAGGGGAAGAAAACTTCTATGAGGCCTTTAATGCAGCACAGGGATCCTATGACATCCGCAGCAGCACACCAGCTGAAGAG GTTTCTCCATTTTTTGGGACCATCTATAACATGATCTATTATACAGCCATGGCTGCAGAGCAGAGTCGTGCTGTGAGTGGAGGGCGCAGGGTATCTGGTGATACACTGGCTAAAAACGACGGTGGATTTGAATTCAATGGCTTTAACCAACGGATATCGGCAGGCACTGATGGAGAAGGAATGCAGGCACGCTACGCTGTCCTGGATTCAGATGGCTCTGGCTCCAGCCTATACCGCACGCACGCCCTGGAAGCACCACACACTTATGGAAAATATGGAGGGTTGAAGTACTTGGGGAAATCGATTCATTTTGCTGGAGCATCTCCGAGAAGTGACTCAAACTGCTGGTTCAGCCCTTATATCGCTTGTAGTGGAG GCCTAGATGGAGTGACCCTTTTATTCCTCCTCTTGTTCATTATGTTGGTAGGTGGAGCAGGTGTCCTTTTTCTCCAAATAAG GAAACAGGGTCAGGTGGGGATATTAGGAGCATTTGGTGGAGGAGGTGTCGGAGGCCCCTCTAAGATAGTGCTGACACTGGATGACTTGGTCTTCATCAATACCACACTCAGCAGGAGG AAGCTGAATGAGGACAGTATGTTGAAGAGTCAACTAGATGTTAAAACCCCAGGCCACTCAGTTTCTGGTCGCAGTTACATTACGTCAACTCCTGAAACGTCCAACGTTGCTGTATTTGAG gGTGACTGGGTCTGGCTGAAGAAATGTCCCTATGGAGATTCTGTTACAGAAATCAATGATAGCACACAGGCCACCTTTACCAAG CTGAGAGACATGCGTCATGAGAATCTGAACTTGTTTCTGGGTCTGTTCTTGGATACTGGCATATTTGGCATTGTTACGGAGCACTGCACCAGAGGCAGCCTGGAAGACCTGCTCAACAACGAGGAAATGAGACTGGACTGGATGTTCAAATCCTCTCTCCTCCTTGATCTTATCAGG GGAATGAAGTACTTGCATAATCGTGGGGTTATTCATGGACGCCTGAAGTCAAGAAACTGTGTGGTGGATGGTCGGTTTGTTCTGAAGGTTACAGATTATGGCTTCAACGAAATCATCCACTGTCAAAGCATCATCTTGGAGGACAGCAAACCGGAGG ATCAGCTTTGGACGGCTCCAGAGATCCTGCGGAATCCTAATCTGAAGAGGAAGGGGGCGTATTCAGCAGATGTATACAGCTTTGCTATTATCATGcaggaagtgatctctcgctgCGCACCCTTCTGCATGTTGGATATGCCTCCTGAAG AAATCATAGATAAGGTGCGCTCTCCTCCACCGCTGTGCAGACCAACTGTGTCTGTGGATGAAGCTCCGCTGGAGGTGATTCAGATCATGAAGCAGGCCTGGACTGAGGAGCCTGACAAGAGACCCACGTTTGAGGAGATCTTCAGACAG TTTAAGAATGTGAACAAGGGAAAGAAGACAAATATCATTGACTCAATGTTAAGGATGCTGGAGCAGTACTCCTCAAACCTGGAGGACCTGATCCGAGAGAGGACCGAAGAACTAGAGGTAGAGCGTCAGAAAACTGATGCTCTCTTAGCTCAGATGCTGCCCAA GTCTGTGGCCTTGGCATTAAAGACAGGGAAGCCAGTAAAACCAGAGCACTTTTCAGACGTCACACTGTATTTCAGTGATATTGTGGGTTTCACCACCATCTCTGCTCTGAGTGAACCTATCGAAGTGGTCGATCTGCTTAATGACCTCTACACACTCTTCGATGGGATCATAGCAATCCACGATGTCTACAAG GTAGAGACTATTGGTGATGCATACATGGTGGCATCAGGAGTTCCAAACCGTAATGGTAACCGTCACGCAGCAGAGATGGCCAACATGTCTCTGGACATTCTGCACTGTATCGGAACATTTCAAATGAGGCACATGCCAGACGTCAAAGTCAAAATCCGCATTGGACTCCATTCTG GTCCAGTGGTGGCGGGTGTAGTTGGGTTGAAGATGCCTCGGTACTGTCTGTTCGGGGACACAGTAAACACAGCCTCCCGAATGGAATCCACAGGATTGC CTTACAGAATTCATGTGAACCAGAGTACTGTTGATGTCCTGAACAGCCTCAAACTTGGCTATAAAATAGATAGTAGGGGCAGGACAGAGCTCAag GGTAAAGGTGTAGAGGAAACATATTGGTTGGTTGGGAGGGATGGATTTAACAAGGCACTACCTATACCGCCAGACCTTACTCCTGG
- the gucy2d gene encoding retinal guanylyl cyclase 1 isoform X1, whose product MEMDDHRNSSFLCQSHHPRWQPQSSAGKQRRKPTSKRKARSPDGPASSVSSTRVLRSHNWWGNCLLLPLVMLSYLPCEAWGTTFKIAIVGPWACDPMYSKALPDLAARLAISRVNKDPDLNKGYWYDYTLINEDCSSSRGLARFAELEGYGSAFLGPANPGYCTAAALLAKNWNKGILSWACLKADMNEEMYPTFLRPLPLSSRVLFSVLRFFRWAHVGIITAENDMWEATGHELAASLRALGLPVGTVVTMEADKEGPRRALKAIRETDRVRVVIMCMHSVLIGGEEQYQLLTTAMDMRLIDRGYIFIPYDTLLYSLPYKNVNYPVLANDTKLRRAYDGVLTITMDQGEENFYEAFNAAQGSYDIRSSTPAEEVSPFFGTIYNMIYYTAMAAEQSRAVSGGRRVSGDTLAKNDGGFEFNGFNQRISAGTDGEGMQARYAVLDSDGSGSSLYRTHALEAPHTYGKYGGLKYLGKSIHFAGASPRSDSNCWFSPYIACSGGLDGVTLLFLLLFIMLVGGAGVLFLQIRKQGQVGILGAFGGGGVGGPSKIVLTLDDLVFINTTLSRRKLNEDSMLKSQLDVKTPGHSVSGRSYITSTPETSNVAVFEGDWVWLKKCPYGDSVTEINDSTQATFTKLRDMRHENLNLFLGLFLDTGIFGIVTEHCTRGSLEDLLNNEEMRLDWMFKSSLLLDLIRGMKYLHNRGVIHGRLKSRNCVVDGRFVLKVTDYGFNEIIHCQSIILEDSKPEGTCNTCGKCYENQDIEAPFLFFAFMYSVFLIHSDLCIFLTDQLWTAPEILRNPNLKRKGAYSADVYSFAIIMQEVISRCAPFCMLDMPPEEIIDKVRSPPPLCRPTVSVDEAPLEVIQIMKQAWTEEPDKRPTFEEIFRQFKNVNKGKKTNIIDSMLRMLEQYSSNLEDLIRERTEELEVERQKTDALLAQMLPKSVALALKTGKPVKPEHFSDVTLYFSDIVGFTTISALSEPIEVVDLLNDLYTLFDGIIAIHDVYKVETIGDAYMVASGVPNRNGNRHAAEMANMSLDILHCIGTFQMRHMPDVKVKIRIGLHSGPVVAGVVGLKMPRYCLFGDTVNTASRMESTGLPYRIHVNQSTVDVLNSLKLGYKIDSRGRTELKGKGVEETYWLVGRDGFNKALPIPPDLTPGASNHGISLDEIPTDRRQKFLDRQKKMG is encoded by the exons atggaaatggaTGACCACAGAAACTCTAGCTTTCTTTGCCAGTCCCACCACCCACGATGGCAACCACAGTCTTCAGCAGGAAAGCAACGACGGAAACCAACCTCAAAGCGAAAAGCAAGAAGCCCTGATGGCCCAGCGAGCTCCGTGTCCTCGACCCGAGTGCTACGCAGCCACAACTGGTGGGGGAACTGTTTGCTCCTTCCTCTAGTCATGCTATCATACTTGCCCTGTGAGGCCTGGGGCACCACCTTCAAAATTGCCATCGTAGGACCGTGGGCGTGCGACCCTATGTACTCCAAAGCCCTGCCAGACCTGGCTGCCCGATTAGCCATTAGCCGCGTCAACAAAGACCCCGACCTTAACAAAGGCTACTGGTATGATTACACACTAATTAATGAGGATTGCTCGAGCTCGAGAGGCCTGGCACGCTTTGCCGAGCTGGAGGGTTACGGTTCGGCCTTTCTTGGACCGGCAAACCCTGGCTACTGCACTGCTGCTGCACTGCTGGCAAAGAATTGGAACAAGGGCATCCTGTCCTGGGCTTGCCTGAAGGCTGACATGAATGAGGAAATGTATCCCACTTTTCTGCGGCCGCTCCCGTTGTCTTCTCGTGTGCTCTTCTCAGTGCTCCGCTTTTTCCGCTGGGCACACGTTGGGATTATAACAGCGGAGAACGACATGTGGGAAGCAACTGGGCATGAACTTGCAGCATCCCTGCGTGCTCTTGGTCTGCCAGTTGGCACGGTTGTTACCATGGAAGCGGACAAGGAGGGACCAAGACGAGCCCTAAAGGCGATACGAGAGACAGATCGTGTGAGGG TTGTCATCATGTGCATGCACTCTGTtctgattggtggagaggaACAGTATCAGTTGCTAACCACAGCAATGGACATGAGATTGATTGACAGAGGATACATCTTCATTCCATATGACACACTGCTGTATTCATTGCCATATAAAAATGTGAACTATCCAGTCCTGGCCAATGACACCAAACTGCGACGAGCATACGATGGGGTCTTAACAATAACCATGGACCAAGGGGAAGAAAACTTCTATGAGGCCTTTAATGCAGCACAGGGATCCTATGACATCCGCAGCAGCACACCAGCTGAAGAG GTTTCTCCATTTTTTGGGACCATCTATAACATGATCTATTATACAGCCATGGCTGCAGAGCAGAGTCGTGCTGTGAGTGGAGGGCGCAGGGTATCTGGTGATACACTGGCTAAAAACGACGGTGGATTTGAATTCAATGGCTTTAACCAACGGATATCGGCAGGCACTGATGGAGAAGGAATGCAGGCACGCTACGCTGTCCTGGATTCAGATGGCTCTGGCTCCAGCCTATACCGCACGCACGCCCTGGAAGCACCACACACTTATGGAAAATATGGAGGGTTGAAGTACTTGGGGAAATCGATTCATTTTGCTGGAGCATCTCCGAGAAGTGACTCAAACTGCTGGTTCAGCCCTTATATCGCTTGTAGTGGAG GCCTAGATGGAGTGACCCTTTTATTCCTCCTCTTGTTCATTATGTTGGTAGGTGGAGCAGGTGTCCTTTTTCTCCAAATAAG GAAACAGGGTCAGGTGGGGATATTAGGAGCATTTGGTGGAGGAGGTGTCGGAGGCCCCTCTAAGATAGTGCTGACACTGGATGACTTGGTCTTCATCAATACCACACTCAGCAGGAGG AAGCTGAATGAGGACAGTATGTTGAAGAGTCAACTAGATGTTAAAACCCCAGGCCACTCAGTTTCTGGTCGCAGTTACATTACGTCAACTCCTGAAACGTCCAACGTTGCTGTATTTGAG gGTGACTGGGTCTGGCTGAAGAAATGTCCCTATGGAGATTCTGTTACAGAAATCAATGATAGCACACAGGCCACCTTTACCAAG CTGAGAGACATGCGTCATGAGAATCTGAACTTGTTTCTGGGTCTGTTCTTGGATACTGGCATATTTGGCATTGTTACGGAGCACTGCACCAGAGGCAGCCTGGAAGACCTGCTCAACAACGAGGAAATGAGACTGGACTGGATGTTCAAATCCTCTCTCCTCCTTGATCTTATCAGG GGAATGAAGTACTTGCATAATCGTGGGGTTATTCATGGACGCCTGAAGTCAAGAAACTGTGTGGTGGATGGTCGGTTTGTTCTGAAGGTTACAGATTATGGCTTCAACGAAATCATCCACTGTCAAAGCATCATCTTGGAGGACAGCAAACCGGAGGGTACGTGTAATACATGTGGAAAGTGCTATGAGAACCAGGATATAGAGGCTCCTTTCCTCTTCTTTGCTTTTATGTATTCGGTCTTTCTAATTCACTCCGATCTCTGTATCTTTCTTACAGATCAGCTTTGGACGGCTCCAGAGATCCTGCGGAATCCTAATCTGAAGAGGAAGGGGGCGTATTCAGCAGATGTATACAGCTTTGCTATTATCATGcaggaagtgatctctcgctgCGCACCCTTCTGCATGTTGGATATGCCTCCTGAAG AAATCATAGATAAGGTGCGCTCTCCTCCACCGCTGTGCAGACCAACTGTGTCTGTGGATGAAGCTCCGCTGGAGGTGATTCAGATCATGAAGCAGGCCTGGACTGAGGAGCCTGACAAGAGACCCACGTTTGAGGAGATCTTCAGACAG TTTAAGAATGTGAACAAGGGAAAGAAGACAAATATCATTGACTCAATGTTAAGGATGCTGGAGCAGTACTCCTCAAACCTGGAGGACCTGATCCGAGAGAGGACCGAAGAACTAGAGGTAGAGCGTCAGAAAACTGATGCTCTCTTAGCTCAGATGCTGCCCAA GTCTGTGGCCTTGGCATTAAAGACAGGGAAGCCAGTAAAACCAGAGCACTTTTCAGACGTCACACTGTATTTCAGTGATATTGTGGGTTTCACCACCATCTCTGCTCTGAGTGAACCTATCGAAGTGGTCGATCTGCTTAATGACCTCTACACACTCTTCGATGGGATCATAGCAATCCACGATGTCTACAAG GTAGAGACTATTGGTGATGCATACATGGTGGCATCAGGAGTTCCAAACCGTAATGGTAACCGTCACGCAGCAGAGATGGCCAACATGTCTCTGGACATTCTGCACTGTATCGGAACATTTCAAATGAGGCACATGCCAGACGTCAAAGTCAAAATCCGCATTGGACTCCATTCTG GTCCAGTGGTGGCGGGTGTAGTTGGGTTGAAGATGCCTCGGTACTGTCTGTTCGGGGACACAGTAAACACAGCCTCCCGAATGGAATCCACAGGATTGC CTTACAGAATTCATGTGAACCAGAGTACTGTTGATGTCCTGAACAGCCTCAAACTTGGCTATAAAATAGATAGTAGGGGCAGGACAGAGCTCAag GGTAAAGGTGTAGAGGAAACATATTGGTTGGTTGGGAGGGATGGATTTAACAAGGCACTACCTATACCGCCAGACCTTACTCCTGG
- the LOC125266958 gene encoding E3 ubiquitin-protein ligase ARIH2-like gives MNAPKCPICHQSDIGILDGQCAVCKSCSKSNRCVFQFCLACERKWPQDISTTKSCMLPNCALRAALLSDTRINDPESSVRGCPYFRACPGCHALLTHSGEGCPNIICPKCNQEFCFRCLRPECYDNEDYADDEYYDDYDQDDPEPELCVIVDNNEILQHLGL, from the exons ATGAACGCTCCAAAG TGTCCCATTTGTCATCAGTCTGATATCGGCATTCTGGATGGTCAGTGTGCGGTCTGCAAGTCTTGCTCTAAATCGAACCGGTGCGTGTTTCAGTTCTGCTTGGCATGTGAAAGAAAATGGCCACAGGACATTTCGACCACCAAATCCTGCATGCTGCCGAACTGTGCGCTCCGTGCTGCCCTCCTCAGCGACACAAGAATCAATGACCCAGAAAGCTCGGTGAGAGGATGCCCGTACTTCAGGGCCTGTCCAGGATGTCATGCCCTACTAACACACAGTGGTGAGGGGTGCCCTAACATAATTTGTCCCAAATGCAACCAGGAGTTCTGCTTTCGCTGCCTGCGCCCAGAATGCTACGACAATGAGGATTATGCGGATGATGAGTACTATGATGATTACGACCAAGATGATCCTGAGCCAGAGCTCTGTGTGATAGTGGATAACAATGAGATCCTTCAACATCTAGGACTGTAG